The segment GATCTTTACACAGTTATACTTTCCTCAGCTTCAAAAAGCCACTTATTTTGCCTAGAAGAAACTGAGACTGGAGCCAGTTTTAGAAATTAGGAACAGTGTGAGCAATCCCCTCGAGCTGACGCACTTTTTGGCCGACCGATTAGCTGATCTGTGTCAATTCCTCCCCTTCAGTTGCACAATGAGGATGACTCTTCTGAAGCCTCCACAAGCGAGCAGCAGCCCAGCACCTCTGCCACAGCCCAGGCTAGTACGTCAAGCCAGGACCAGATTCAGGCCCAAGCCAGACCAGCTCCAGCCCCAGCACCAGGGGACTCATTAGGATCAAGGACTCAAGGGGAGCTGGAGGCGCCTCCACCTCCGTATGCTTCCATTGACCTGGGAGCAACAGCTGCTGCACCTGGTATTTCATCTGAATAATGATTCCTTTAAATGAACGTCTCCttaactgaactttattttacCAAAGTGTGGTTGTGTGCtttctaaaataacaacagaatcAAATCTCTTTCTGCAGTTTTGTGGCAGCTCCACATGAGTCACTTTTGATTTCCATGACAGCATTACCACATTTCTGGCAGCTACTTAAACAGGTCCCGTTTCTGTACTTTGTAACTGAgccttcctccttctctgttgTTGCCACAGAGGCCAGTTTCCGAGGTGACTTTCCAGTGCCACCACCCTACAGTGTCGCTACCTCCCTGCCAACATACGATGAAGCAGAGAAGGCAAAAGCGGCCGCCATGGCTGCCTCCACTGTGGAAGTGATGCCACGGGTACATACTACATACACACtgtattctttttatttcatactcTGGAAGTATAAATTTGCTGtaggcttttttttattaatgttttggtCTGACggattttttatttccttgtacCAGATGTCATCTATGTAATAAGCTCCATGTAATTATTTACCAACTTTAAGAACGTTGAGTCAGCCATTATGCTGCATCAGCATCACACGGCTCATTTTTAGACTTGACCGAGCCTTTACTAAGATGCCAACTTAAGGGTGAGGGAGGTTAAACAAACAGGTTTTACCACTCATCTGCTGACTTTGTCTAATGGCTGTGTCTGTTACTGTAGATGTTATATTTACTTATGGTTTGCTTATGTGCACCGTAGGATGATGAATTCCCCCCAAGAGATGATTTCAGTGATGCTGATCAGCTTCGAGTTGGGAATGATGGAATTTTCATGTTGGCCTTTTTCAGTAAgtctatatatattttctttctgcattCAGTAGTGGTTTTATCCCTGAATATTTAGTTTACttcattttcaatatttagTATCAAGAAAAATGTCCATTTTCTCTCGTCTGTCGCTCTAGTGGCCTTCTTGTTCAACTGGATCGGGTTCTGCCTGTCGTTCTGCTTGACCAACACCATTGCAGGACGTTATGGAGCCATCTGCGGCTTCGGCTTATCCCTCATAAAGTGGATTCTTATCGTCAGGGTATGTATTTTTCTATTAGTGCTGCACCAAATTAGCATACATGAAATAGTTAATACAGCGCAACCATCTTAAATGCTTATAATCAGACTTTGAAGATAGACAGGAGCAATATTTACTTTGTTGATATGTTTGGTAGATACTGATGATGAGTATCTGGCAGTAAAGTAAAGTCTCTGTGGCTTCTGCGGTTGTGTCACTGAGAACTGCGGCGGTAGGATGAAAGTAAAAGTTTAACTGTTGTGAATGCAGCAGCAAAGTGCTGTGGGTGTTCACCAAAGCAGCAGCTGCCTCCCCCATCTTCCTTGCTGTTGTCATGTTTATACTGAAAACAAAcgcaagcagcagcagcagtgcactGCCTGAAAGCACCTTTAAAGGTGCAATGTGTAAGTTGTTGACTAAGAAGATGTATTCATTAGAAGAAATTGAATAAagtgtttataaaataattatatagttgaacttttttttttttttaagctagGGATGAGCCTTTGATATCAACAACAAATGACTGCGTCCCTTTTTGAATGAAGACTATGTTTCTACAGTAGGTCAGAATGGACAAACCAAACCACCTTAAAGAGGAAATTTCTTCCACATTTTACTTCTCTTGGTCTTAGCCCCTCTTTGTTGTTTGGCTCGGTCTGTTCCTCGTCTGCTTCTCCATACTCTACCTCCCACTGTCCCTCTACCAACAACAATATTTACTGTGTTACATGGATGCCATCACCTAGCTACAGTCaatttctaaatatttaagTAACTTAATCACTTCACATATTGCGACTCGATGCAGTTTTTGATGACAACATGGCCCCTGATGGACACGGTACATTCTCGCTCATTTTTGGAAAAGGAGTGGTGTAGAAGTATTCAAATGGTTGCAATCTGCAACCTCAATTCGATGCCACAAAATTAtgcacactgcacctttaacaCGGCTAGAGTTATGATTTTCTACTAGACAATTTTAGTGTTTTGTAGGACGGAAACATCTCCGTGTTAtctaataaatgtgtttttctgtctctagtTCTCTGATTACTTCACTGGCTACTTTAATGGTCAGTACTGGCTCTGGTGGATCTTCCTGTTGCTTGGTGAGCAAACAgtactgtatttttagttttttgctaTTTGTGCTGATTCAGCTCATTTGTATCTTCACAAGGAAGTCTTAAGAGTTGGTAAATCATTATCTGTTCTCTGCACAGGCCTCCTGCTGTTCTTCAGGGGTTTTGTTAACTATCTTAAAGTCCGCAACATGTCAGAAAATATGGCCACCTCTCACAGAACACGCCTCTTCTTCCTGTACTAAAGGTAAGCTAAAATCTGTTGTAAAAATATGAAGACCACCGTCACCATAGTGCCGCTTGCTGAAATGATTTGATGTAATTTCCAACAGATTTCCACATCATCACCATTCCTTTCTAATGTGAAGTTCCTTCCCTCTCCCTTAAATGACCTGACCGAGAAGCCTTGCagtgaagagaggagacagggaaGGAATGAAGCAAAGAAGTAAGGCAGAAGTGTTTCCAGTCTCATTAAAAGCATAACACGTCTCACTCTGAAGTCACTTCTTAAGTGAGCTGCAGAAATTCTCCTTTGATGATCACATCTCCTCCCTTGTTCttagttttttcattttcctttgatTCAAAGCTCTTAACACAAGCCCACGTGTGACGAGTAGGAGTGCTGTTGACAAACACAACCATGGTGTAAAGACAGATGTTCCAAACGGACATCTGGGAGTTTACTcagagacaaaatgaaagcacaatGAAACTATGTCTTAATGTTGAAAATACGTGCAAATAATGTAGGTAGTTGTAACAGTCATAAGGAACCATGTTAGCACATTTAATAATGTTGCTTTCTTTGTGCGAACACGCAGTGACAGCAACGTTAATCAGATTATAATTCAATGAGAAAACTTCAGTCTATACAGTGGCGcgattttaaaatagaaaacgTGTAGGGAGTGGAAACCTATTCTGAGCGTTTGATATGTATATTTTCCTACCACAAAACACCTTCAACGGTTCGACCATTccagatttattttgtcttattttaacCATGATGTAGCATTTTATGCCCTCATTAACATGTAAGGCATGACctaattaaatagttttataatGTGCGTTCTGTTAAAATCTCAGCCTCTACCTAAAAAAACTCTAAACTCtactcttaaaaaaaagaaatatggaaACTGGACGAGATGGAAGATAATCTCCTCAGCATCACTCAGATGCATGAGAAAAACCAGAAATATGCATTGATCAGTTTACATATAACAGACCCAGATGCAtgtagtgtttttaaaacaaacatacaggAACTTTAGTCTCGCCTATGCCTTTTGCTTTATTGTGAACGCACATGACTGAGAATATCACACAGGGTGGAAACTATTGCATAATGTCCAACTTTTAGAGAGAGTTAAATTAAACCCATGACAAAAACCCAACCCAGTTTTTTCTATAATCATTGTTATGAGTCATTTAACAAAACTTTGAAATGACAAACCAAAAgcttttatacatatataaataaatagctgtcaataaaaatcaacatttccAAAACGTAAATACAAAAAGACTGTAAATCTAATTGGAATTGTGCACAAATAGCTTTCCTGCCACTTTCTTTGCCTTTTAATAACTGTCATTCTGATCTTACCTATGCAGTAGCAATTTTTATGTGTCGTGACATTTTTAGAAACGGAGGGCTGCATTTATCTCAGCACTGGTCGACATTCTCTATGTTTGAatcaaagaaaactgaaaaatgccTGCATTGTagtcaaaaaacaaacttaatctTATGTTCTTGAACTAATATCACTGCATATAGTGAAAAAAATCATCTGGCACCTTATATTTGGTCAGTTAATCCAACCAATCTCGTTATTCTCCTCTTTGACACAACTGCTTTTTCCATCTCCAACTCCAGATTAATTGCCAAATATGTCTGGCAAAACGGTTTCTACTGAGCAGCACAGCAAATCAGTAAAAAGCTCCTTGgataaatcagtgttttaagGCCACACAGGCTGCTCCAGTCAAATCAGTGGAAAGTGGCCTGAAGGCAGGAGAAGTCAGTCTCATAAGCACCTCCTGCTTCAGGAAGTGGAATAAGCATTTTACATACAGCACAGTGCAGTAACTGTTAATGTGCCAGGTTTGAGTAAAAACTCTTTGGAGTAAAAAGAGTCTTATGCAATTTAGTTACTTGTAATGACTTACAACAACATAATTGTGGATGTGAAGTCCTGTGATACTGGAATAGATGTAGCTGAATAGTTTAGCAATCAGAGATTGAGGTCCACTTGTGCCATCAGGTTTGGTTCATTCTTggataaagcaaaaataaagtaAGTTCAGTGTGAATATACATACTGCACTATACACACTTGccaacaaaatcattttaattaccAGTAAAATCAGAGGCAGTGCAATAAAACCAATAAAGATGTGACTGGGTCTGCATGTTCTGCATGAGAAAACCAACACATGGATCTCTCTCTGGGATTTTGGCTTTTATGATACGATTAaaattttcttcctttttttttttatggagtGAAAAGCTTTTGGTGATGCAACATGGGTCCCAGTGGAAAGATGGTTTGTATTTGGAGGAAGCACCTTTATTATGTGATAAACTGAGAACATTATCAGCAGATGTTGCGATTTCTCATGAGTGTAACAGTGGTGAAATTGGGATTCCTGTCCATTGTGAATGGAGCATGAGCCCGActggacaaagaaacattttggaTTATTTCTGTCatccagaaaatgaaatgtatataCCAGCTCATGCCAATTCATGATATTTGCACTTTGAAGAACTGTACAGTTTGATTTGTGAATCTGCTTAATTTCTGTGGGggtagaaaaagacaaaaagctaTCTTAGCCATCCAAGTTTATCTGAAATTCTTAATCATCTCAAATGGATAATTTGCcttttgcacttttatttttcaaaatcaTAGTAATGTTGTTGTGTCTCATTTCTTCGCTTTTAGCCTAAACTGTGACCGCTTGAGTATtgccaaacttttttttaagcatttttgtttttactctggTCATATCCCACTAAAGCCTCTTTCAGCAATATCAAGAACTGTCGGTGAATTCAAGCTCTGCTGCATGATTTAGCCACCTGAATGATTGGGGTAATGTTAGGATAAAAATAGTACAAGAAAACCTGtctttgtaaataaatgaagataaaaagGGGCAGCCAAAATATTTTTTGCGTCACAATGTTAATCTTTGTAAcagtttttatgcatttaatgCATTGTAACTGGAATTTAATTGACAGATGTCTTGCAAAAATGCCAATAAAGTTCAAAAGCCTGCAAGTAAATTTTCATATTTGAAGTCTGAATGatgttagtgtttgtgtagtGTAGCTTTTGTTATCATTTGCATGTGACATAAGTTAAGTCTAAAACCAGGAATATCAAAATGACACAGAAAGCACAACATTGTGCAATGTTCTATTTTCACACAGGTCTATAGTTGTTGTAATttgtttatataatttataaatatgcACTAGTCATTTAGACAGATCATCCAGTCAATAATCACACTCATTCCCTGCTGCAGTTTCCATTTGCGTCCATGTCTTCCCACCAGTGTAATTTCTTAATCTTGTACTTTCTCCCTTTGGCCTTCTCAGTTCAATAAAGAAGGGATTACTGGAATATAATGGTCAACTCATAGTTACTTGAAGTTACAAATTTCAGGTCTTAGAAAAATTACAAAGAAATACAGCTATGCAGACACATGATCTTCCTGGCATTTGGTCAAACATTTATGACTCTTGTTCCAATGAGGGCAAAAGAAAAAGgttccaaataataataatatttgtgataatacatacaaatacacaaaccagCCGAGCATCTCCTGCTACTTCATGTAAGAAAGCCCCTAGCCCCAGAACTAGCCTGTAGTCCATGCTAAACAACATGGCTCCTGAGCAACCAAATATTTTCCATCTTAGTAACAAACTATAATTTACAAGCGCACAACTTGTTCAGTTGACTCCACCAGTTCTGCACTTAACCATCTACCTCCATCATACACCTTTCTTCTTACCCACTGTCAACTGGCTGCACTGCCAGCCATGTTTGTCATTTCCCATTTTAGCTACATACCCGACTTAGCTTTATACCCGACTCAgttaacaggaaaaaaaaacctgacttTACGATAAAACCTCTACAATCAGTCCTACGCTGGTCAAGCAGTCAGTTTCCTTTCCTTTAGTCCATTTCTACAAATAACACAATCCATTGTGTTaagctctgtttctgttcttaGATTAGTGATATCTATCTCCAGAGGAACTATGGTTTCCTAATCTAGCTTTCCTGTATCTTGCATATCAAAGTTGCATCTTGACTCACCAGGTTTACTCAGTGTCTAGGTGAAATATGCATTATTTTAGACTCTCATGtctgaaataacatttttgtttttgctcccTCTTTTTGATTTTAGGTTATTcctttaaaattgttttaattcCAAATTTTACCTTTAAACTTTATGTTTGAGAAATTAAATGTATTCGTCATATAGTCATACAATGTCTCAGCACTTGGCAGAGGCACTGGCAAGAAGATTAAAAGGGAAATTGCTAACGACTACACTGCTGCCTTTAGTTTGTCCTCATTAACTCCACTAGATGGAGCCAAACATGTAAGAAACTATTGTAGTTAGCAGCTCAAAACACTTAGTTCTCTCAACTCAAGCATGGCCATGTCTGTTTGCCCTTGGGGGCCCATGTAAATTAGCTTTCTTCATTTGAGAACTAAAGTCCTAtatgtttaatttcagtttcatgaTTTTGGAGGCAAAGGCACTCTTCAACTGTGTGCATGGTGGAGGCAGTATTGGTGTTGTTTGGGAGTATGGGAGTTCAGGACCAGCATGAGATCATAAAAGTTGAACAGCTCTTATCTCTTTGATGagcagacatttttattatctttaaaatctaaatatgaaAGCTTACTAATATACACCTTTTTACCCCTTTTATGAAACTGCTGCTGTATCATTGATgaactgatattttattttatggtcTAGTTTCTCTAAAAGTCAGCTATGCTGCAATAGTGATTTGCGATCTATTTTACTCTTTTAGTTTTAGTGAAGTTTTAGTAGCGGCATGACCCAACCACTGATCCGAGTTCAGTGGTCCCACTTGGAGAAGCTTGATAAATAAAAGCCAGAGGCTCTTTAGCACTGCTCTGGGAGTACTTTTTGCCTTCTGCTAGATCAATGTGTCCTCAGCACCCCAATGCCTCAGGCTATTAACCAGACCCTCTCTCCTTACACAGCAGCCCATGTTAACATCTAAAAGCTTAGTTTTATGTCAGAAGACACTATGGGGTAGgaggcagaaaaacagcaggtcATTAAGTGGCTCACTGCCAGCTCAAGATTCCACCAAGCTAGataaaatgcttaaaataacatttacattgcAGCCCACTTTAACTGATGATCtgacaaaaatatacacacttAATAGGCAAATGTGAAAACTTTATTCAAAACTAAGGAGCATGAAGTCTTGTTGCAACCTTTATCAGGAATAGTAGTAAAGCATTAAACAGGCAGCTGACCGCGTTTACAAGACATTAGCATGCCTTCATGATAGAGAAGATGAGATTTTGGTGGCGGGTTGCTGTGATCTCTTGTCCATCCCATGAAAGCCTAGAGGGGATTTTATTGCatctggcacaaatgtccacttagCTTAATGAACTGGCAAGATACAATGGCACTAGATCTCCACTGggttttttattaatatttttgacTGACATTGTGAATTGGATggctttaaataaacaaaaaccgCTAAGTTACAATATTACAAGcctgtaaatgtataaatgtcaATAATGCAGTTGTGGCAGATAGagtcaaatgaacaaaatcaatCACCAAATGCAATAAACAaatgattatactgtattaatGGAGGAAATGTTACTCCCTAAACATATATGATCTTCTGAAAACTAACTTGTAAAATACTAAACTTGTAAGCAGCATGCTGATGATAAAGAGAGATGATATGTTCACAATGAGCATGTGGGGTATTAGTGTAATTGCTTTTTTTACCACATGGAGGCACCAGCTGCACATTCCTTTCCCCTCTTAGTTCTGGTAGGTTAAACCCCAGATTTTACATGCATGTTTGGCTTCAGTGGAGCAGTTACAGGTGACCAATAAGGCTTAGGTGTTGCTCTTCTCTTCCTGTGTAAATTATACACTGGGTTTTGATAGGTGTCTCATTAGACACAGGATGTTGTTCACCAATGGTCTATAATTTCCTCAACAGCTATGTGAGCTGCCAGAACTAGATACACTTTTTTAACTGAGTCAGTTTCACAGAAATAGTTTTCCCATTAGCTGAAATGGTTTGAAATACGTGGTTCATCTGAGAATACATgtaaattgtcattttaaattaccCCTTGAGGCTTTCTGTATTATCTGTGGAGGCCTGCAGCGTTGATGCAGTAACACAGACGCATGCTGTGAATAACAATCAGCGTCCACCAGGGGAAGCTACACTGAAAGCATGAATCAAGTTAAAGTTCATTGCTGCAGGTAATAATGACTCCATGAACTTTTTCTTAGATATTCTGGGAAGTGTGCATCTTTTGTTGAGATTAGCCTTTTAGTAAAGACTGTATCCTTTTGAAAACTAAATCTGACcctcaaaaaaagaaaaaagaaatgggaGGTTATGTTGAACAGAGATCCTATTCACATAATGGGTTTATGTTCCCTACTTGCCTACCAGCCTGCCCCTGGCCCCAATCTGGCCTCCCCTCTTTTAGAAGGCCTTAATGACTAACCCATTTACATAACTCCCTTCCGATttgcaaatgtttccttttatGAGGCCCTCTCCTACCTCTGAACTCATTCTCTTCATCCTTTCTAGTTCTCTATATGCGAAAGTCTCTCACCCTCATTTTCACCAGGTGGAGCCTAGTTAAGGTCTAGCCTTGAGTCCAAAGTAAACTCTGTCACATGCAGAGAGAGAACTGCTGTGACAATCTCGGTCAACAGCATATCTGAGGACCTCTGCTGCCTGGCTACTgctgagtgtatgtgtgtgtgtgtgcttttaacCAGCTGGTGAAGTGTGTATCTATTCCAACAGCTTGCCTGATGCGCATATAATTTGCTAATATTTTGTTCTACTCGGGTACTACATTTAATAAAGTGCCTCTAACTCAAACTCATTCTAAATGCAGTGGGGCCCAGAGGTAGTGCAGGACCCCATACAAGAATGTTATGTACTAGAACTCTTGCTTGGCGACCAGTGGCTTGGTGCAGTGACGTCttggaaagaaaatgtttgtggtATCTTAACTATGTGATCAAGCTTAAAATAAGATCACGATTAAAATTAACCATATATAAATACACGCAACCACAGATGTAACCCAGTCACAGGCGGATGTTTACCAAGTGTCAGTATCAGACAAGACTTTAacttgtggttttgtgtttgagCTATTACTGATTGCACATGTACTAAAAATACTCTTCGTTTGGTCTTAATGGAAGTGTCGAGATGTTTAGATTAGTTTAGCATAgaaatgaattgaaatgaatCAGCAGCTATAAACCATGTTAATAAtaatcttgtttgtttaatcagtataaaaactgaaatgtaaaaaatatatatttattaaggTTTATGCAGTTAACAACTGAGTTAAGTTAAACTATGCTAATGGTCTTTTGGTGCAATATTcggaactattcctttaaattGTGCTTTATTTGAATGTCTTTTCTCTGTTAAAATTTATTTAAGTTAGATCATTTTAGCCATTGACAATGTATCAAGACAGGCAGTTTGTTAAATTTACTGAACCCACTATTTACTCCTATGGCACAAGGTGACGAAATATGTAATCTGTTCAGCACAAAGCGGCACGACTTTCAAGTGGGCATGAACCGTGGTGTTGCGGAAGAACAGAATAGCTGTGTGTTCCACTTTTGGcattcacatgtacacacacgcCTCTTTTCATTCAGGAGTCACTACAAACAGTAGGGCCTTGGGGCGTTTTTCATACATACAGGAAGAAAGGGTTTGGAACGGCTTCCAGGACACGTACCTGTCTGTTGTCGAACGTCAAGCATGGAAATGTGACTTTTCACAAGACGGCATGTACACACAACATACCTCTTGCAACACAAACAGGTATTTTTAGGGCATTTCCCACAACTGTAAGACCATTGGATGACAGACAAGGAATCTGTCACAGGGACAAGAAGAATTTTCTTTGactaaatattgtatattgaATGTAAGGGGGAATTGTTCTTGGGTGGGTTATCCTGCCTTGGCACAAGTCTAGTGGAAAAGAAAGTTTACTTCACTTCTTTCCTGTAATTGTTTAAACCTTTTTTGTATTATCCTGTTCAGCAAACCACACCCTTCTAGTTCTAAAATAGCTTCAAAATGTGACTAAAGCGGATCTGATTCATGTCTTTAAAGACACAATGAAGTAAATTAACACAAATTATGTGTTAACTGTTCAGTTCTTTCAGTTGACATTTTAGCAGCTAATATTGCTAGAAAAAGATAAACCAAGTGAAACACCTAACTTTGTCACCCAAGGCCATATGTCATTGCTCAAAGGTAGCTGTGcaataaacataaaatcagTCTTTTTATACTCTTTGTTTGACTTATGCATCATTTATCCCTTGTTCCCATGCAGCACCATGTTTCTGGAACAGCActtataatacacacacacgctggtACAAGCTCAACGTCAGCAAATATTGACATTCTCCTGTGGATGCCACCTGGTCTGCCAGTTGAGGAATAATCAACCAACAACACAACCACTCATTAATCTGCACAATTGACGCAACACAGCCAGAACACAGTATCCAAGAGGATGAAGATATTTCTATTGAGAAGTACTAGTAGATAGTGGATAGATTCAGACAAAAATCTCTGTTTGAATGTtccaaaacagcagcaaaactatacatttaagaaaaacagGTACAACTAGATGCAGTATGATTGGTGATGGccaaaatgactgaaatgacaAAGACCTCTACTCAACCTCCAGCCAATGTGGCACAAAATTTCAATTTCTGTCAAATTACAGCTTTATTTGTTGCACAAAAAAGGGGGTGGATATTCCTTTAGTATTCACTGAACCTGCACTAGCGTATCTTCTGTGCAATCGGTTTCTCTTATTGCATGTATTGCATCCATTCTttgtgaaaacagaagaagtagTCAGCTGTACTCAAGCATGTAATTAGTTTCCAACAGTAGAGAGTGATATGAAATTGACTGCAGAGTGTATTACCGACTAACTGTGGCAGAAGAGTTTGACAGTTATATTTACAATAACACAATCAGCTCTACTTACAGAAAGTGGGAAGTACCTGCTGAttgattttcacattaaaactaaactgaatgtTGATGTGTACTCCACATTAATGCTTCCAGGATCCAATCAACTCAATGAGGCAGAAAGGTTTGTATCATTGTCATACTAACGGTTTAGTTTTGAGTGCTAGTTGGTTTGTCCTAAATGTTGTTCCTGATGGAAAAAtcactaaaacattttgtttttgtacagtttttcaTCCTCC is part of the Anabas testudineus chromosome 2, fAnaTes1.2, whole genome shotgun sequence genome and harbors:
- the ndfip2 gene encoding NEDD4 family-interacting protein 2, producing the protein MDPVSRYRVLHNEDDSSEASTSEQQPSTSATAQASTSSQDQIQAQARPAPAPAPGDSLGSRTQGELEAPPPPYASIDLGATAAAPEASFRGDFPVPPPYSVATSLPTYDEAEKAKAAAMAASTVEVMPRDDEFPPRDDFSDADQLRVGNDGIFMLAFFMAFLFNWIGFCLSFCLTNTIAGRYGAICGFGLSLIKWILIVRFSDYFTGYFNGQYWLWWIFLLLGLLLFFRGFVNYLKVRNMSENMATSHRTRLFFLY